The region TGCAATTGTTGGCATCAGGACGATATTGGGTTATTTCCTTGGTAAGGAAGTTATCGAATTTGATTAAAACAATTCGAGGTTTTATAATTATTTTTGTAAGATCTCACTTATGGTGAGATATTATATAGTAAAAAATTGTATATAGTAAATATAAGAGGGGATAAGAGGGGTTAAACAGTAGGAGAGAGGTTCAAATGAGTCCCGACGAAATGGAACAAAAGAAAACAATGGTATTGTCCATGTGTATTTGTCCAAGCTGCCCATCCTGGGTAGAATGCGGTGAAAAAGGCGGCTTTTGTTTTCCCACAATTGGGAAAAGCAGCTGTATAACCGATGAAAAGGGCTGCATCTGCGGTGGATGTCCAGTTACTGAGAAGATGGGATTAACACACATGTATTTCTGCACCAAAGGTTCTGAAAAAGAGCAATCTGGAATGTAAATAATATAGTAATATGTGGATCTAAAAGCATATCCACATTTTTTTATTTCAGAGGGTACTATGGGAAAATTCAGATGTACTGTATGTAACTGGGTTTATGACGAGGAAGCACAAAACAAGAAATTCAGTGAAGAGCCTGAAACCTTTAATTGTCCTGTATGTGGTGCTCCAAAATCTGCTTTTGTTCCACAAAGTGCTGCAAAAGCTGATGAAACCATACAGAGCAATGTGGCTGAGAAGATCATTGAACAACTGGCCTCACTTGGAGTGGAATATATTTACGGAATACCCGGAAGTTCAAATCTGCCCATTATAGAAGCTATAAGGAAAAGTAACAAGATCAAATTCATTCTCACACGACACGAAGAAACCGCAGCGTTCATGGCATGTGCTCATGGGAAAATGACAGATAAACTGGGTGTATGTATCTCGATTGCAGGCCCTGGGTGTACTAATCTGATGACTGGCCTGGTAGATGCTGCTTTTGATAAAAGTCCGGTTCTGGTACTGGCAGGTCAGGTGCCTGAGGTCTATCTGGGGAGTGAGGCATTTCAGGAGATCGAACAACTGGAATTATTCAGTTCTTTTGCATCTTATACTGAGACCATTGCCAGATCCAACCAGGCACTTAAATTGGTGTTAATGGCTGCCAAGTATGCCTACAAGAACCCGGGCGTATCAGTATTGAGCACACCCACAGATATTCTGGCAGAAAAGCTGGATGAATCCATATATACCCGGGATAAGCGACTATTCAATAACGAAGTAGCGCCTGAGGATACAGAAATTGAAAAAGCTGCAAAGTTGATCAATGAAACGAAAAAAGTCTCAATTCTGGCAGGCTGGGGTTCAAGACATGCAGGAAAACTGTTAGTTGAACTTGCCGGGAAAATGAAATCTCCCATTGCCACCACATCAAGATCAAAAGGTGTTATAGATGAGACCCACAAGTACAGCCTGGGGGTACTGGGTTCCATAGGGTCCAAACATGCAGCATATGCGATACAGCAGTGTGAACTGCTCATTCTTATTGGGACTGGATTCAGACAGGCTAACCTGCTACCACCTGGAATAAAGATCATCCAGATAGATATGAATTCTACCCGGGTTGGAAAGACTGCAAATGTTGAGGTCGGTCTGGTCGGCGATGCCACGTTGACGCTTAAAAAACTCGTCCCACTCATACAGGAAAAGGAAGATGATGCCGAGTTTGAAGAATATCTGGCAAGGATCAAGCAAGAACATCTTGAAGAGCTGGAAATGGATGCTAACGATCTTTCAATACCTATAAATCCGGGTTTTGTTATCCAGGCACTTAAACGAAACATCAGTAATGATGCCATCATCTGTGTGGATGTGGGAGATCATACCTACTGGTTTTTCAAGAAGTTTTTATGCCAGGGACAAAGAACTTTTATGTCTGCAAACATTGCCAGCATGGGGTTCGGACTGCCTGCCGCATTGTCGGCAAAACTTGATTATCCTGATAAACAAGTTGTTTGTGTAACAGGT is a window of Methanosarcinales archaeon DNA encoding:
- a CDS encoding DUF2769 domain-containing protein, coding for MCICPSCPSWVECGEKGGFCFPTIGKSSCITDEKGCICGGCPVTEKMGLTHMYFCTKGSEKEQSGM
- a CDS encoding rubredoxin, whose protein sequence is MGKFRCTVCNWVYDEEAQNKKFSEEPETFNCPVCGAPKSAFVPQSAAKADETIQSNVAEKIIEQLASLGVEYIYGIPGSSNLPIIEAIRKSNKIKFILTRHEETAAFMACAHGKMTDKLGVCISIAGPGCTNLMTGLVDAAFDKSPVLVLAGQVPEVYLGSEAFQEIEQLELFSSFASYTETIARSNQALKLVLMAAKYAYKNPGVSVLSTPTDILAEKLDESIYTRDKRLFNNEVAPEDTEIEKAAKLINETKKVSILAGWGSRHAGKLLVELAGKMKSPIATTSRSKGVIDETHKYSLGVLGSIGSKHAAYAIQQCELLILIGTGFRQANLLPPGIKIIQIDMNSTRVGKTANVEVGLVGDATLTLKKLVPLIQEKEDDAEFEEYLARIKQEHLEELEMDANDLSIPINPGFVIQALKRNISNDAIICVDVGDHTYWFFKKFLCQGQRTFMSANIASMGFGLPAALSAKLDYPDKQVVCVTGDGGFGMLMADFTTAVREDLAITVIVFNDGKLKNIKKEQNMEHYPEFGVSFPNPDFAGFATSCGGKGYTVEDPGELDNILKKALVSDKPSLIEIMVDTEKIAPSTKRAD